In bacterium, the genomic window TCTGACAGTAACTCCTTGCACTCGGACTGTAAAACGAGAAGGCCTCCCTTTCGGGAGGCCCTACTGAGAGCTTAGTAAGCCACCGTGAAACGCTTGCGCAGGTGCGACGGGCGCTCGATCTCGTCGAGGATGGCCACCGCGAGGTCCGCCGCCGAGATCCGACCCGGCCCCTCGCCGGTCGAAAGGGGCTCATCGCCACCCAGGCGGTAGGCGCCGGTGCGCTCGCCCGGCTCCAGCAGGATCGCGGGCGAGAGGAAGGTCCAGTCGAGCCCATCCTCGGCCTGGATCTGGCGCAGGGCCTCGCGCGCGCCGAGCGCCCCTTCCTTCCATTCGGCCGGGAACTCCGGGGTGTCGACCAGTTGCACCCCGGGCGCCACGTAGAGGCTCCCCGCCCCGCCCACGACCAGGAGGCGCTTGAGGCCGGCCGCCTTCACCGCCGCGGTGATCGCCTGGGAGCCCGCGATGAAGCGCTCCTGGATATCGGGGGTGCCCCAGCCGGGGTTGAAGGCGCTGACGACCGCATCAGCCCCCTTGAGGGCCTCGGCGAGCGCCGCCGCGTCGAAGACGTCCACCGCCGCAGGGGTGAGCGCGTCGTGCTGAGGCAGCTTCTCGGGGTGGCGGACGATGGCTTTCACTTGGTGGCCGCGCCGCAGGGCCTCTTCGAGGACCTGGGTGCCGACGAAGCCGGTGGCGCCAATCAAAACGAGGTTCATGGGATGGTTCTCCTCTCGGATCGCGTCGCAGAAAAGGGCTGCCTTTCAGCCACATCTGCAACAATGTAATCAACACAGTTACACTTTAGGGTAAAAAAAGGGGCCTAGCTCCCGGCGGCTCCCACCTTCTCGCGCGCCAGGACCTCGCCGAGCATGCCGGCGATGGTCTTGCCCGCAAGCTCCGTTTCGAGGGCCCGCTGGGCATCGTCGACCGTCCGCTCCAGGGCGCCCTGGATGTTGCGGCCCACCAGGCAGCGCGGGTTGGGGGCCTCGTGGTGCATGGCGAAGAGGTGACCGTCCTCCACGGCCTGGTAGACCGCAAGCAGGGTGATGTCCTCGGCCGGCCGCGCCAAGAGCGCCCCGCCGCCCGCCCCGAGGCGCGAGGTGGTGAGCCCCGCCTGCGCGAGCATGGACAGCAGGCGACGTACCACCGCCGGGTTGGTGTTCACGCTCCCGGCGATGTATTCGGATGTGACGGGCTCGCCCTCCTGCAACTGAAGCAGCGTCAGGATGTGGACGGCCACGGCGAAACGGCTGCTGAAGGACATGGTTCCTCTCCGGGTCGATAAGTGAAACCATCTTAGCAACACATATCCAATCCCGCAAGCCCTCCGCCCGCGCTACAATCGTGCCGCAAGACGCCGCTAGCAGGAGCGAGACCATGGCCGGTCGATGCCGCATCGGGACCTCGGGCTGGGCCTACCCCCACTGGCGCGGGCCCTTCTACCCGCGCGAACTCGCACCCGGCGCCTGGCTCGACTACTACGCCCGCCACTTCGACACCGTCGAGATCAACCGCAGCTTCTACCGCCTGCCCACCCCGGAGGCCGCTGCGGCTTGGGCCGCGGCCGTCCCGGAGGACTTCTGCTTCGCGGTCAAGGCGAGCCGCTACCTGACCCATCTCAAGAAGCTCAAGGATCCCGCCCCCGCCCTTTCGCGCCTCTTTGCGGCGATCGCCCCTCTGGGCGACAAGCTGGGCCCCGTCCTGTACCAATTGCCACCCCGCTGGAGGTTCGACGCCGAGCGCCTCGCAGGCTTCTTGGGCGCGCTGCCGCAAGGGCTTGCCGCCGTGGAGTTCCGGGACCCGAGCTGGTACCGGCCCGAGGCCTATCGCTTGCTCGCGGATCACGGGGTCGCCCTGTGCGCGTCGAGCTTCCCAGGCCTACCCATGGTCTGGGAGGCGACGGGCGGCATCGGCTACGTGCGGCTCCACGGCACGGCGGTGCCCTACGGCGATCGCTACACGCCAAACGCGCTGGGCGTCATCGCCCAGCGCGTCCGAAACCTATTGCGGCGCGGCCTCGACGTCTACGTCTACTTCGACAACGACGCCGAGGCCTTCGCCGTGGAGAACGCCCGCGAGCTGCGAAAGCTGCTCGAATGAAGGCTTAGCGCTTGCCGTACAGCTCCTGGTACTGGACCTTCTCGCGCTGGTTGAAGGCGTCGAGCAGGCCGTCGCGACCGACCTGCTTCTCGAGGGCGACCAGATCGAGCTTGAGGTGGCCGTGGGCGTCGTACTGGCTTGCGAGCGTGCCCATGTCCCCGGTCTCGACGCGCCAGTCGGTCAGGGCACCGACGACGTAGTTGCCGAACTGGAAGGCCTCGAACTCGTTGTGGAGGGTGCAGAAGTCGCAGAAGTTGAGCTTGTTGCCCAGCTGCTTCTGCGCCTTGAAGGCGGCCTGGTAGGCGCGGGCCAGGGGCTCGGCGGCGCGCTTGGCATCGAAAGCCAGCTGGAACTGAGCCGAGTGGCGCGTCTCGTGGACCAAGAGCAACAGGGCCGTGTACGGGTTGCTCTCCTTGGCGAGCGCTTCGGGGTTGAGGATGACGCGGCCGCTGCCGGGCCTCTCGGGGTCGAAGTCGAAGAAGGCGGGCCCCTTCACCACGTCGGTTGCGATCGCAAGCTCGGGCGGCACGATGCCGAGCACCTTGCACTCCAAGTCGAAGAAGCGCTTGAGCACGGGCAACTGCTTGTCCCAGCTCAGCTGGTCGAAGCTCCGCACGCCCTGATAAAGGGCCGCATCCGAGCGAACCGCCCGCACCAGGGCCTGGCGCTTGGGATCCGACTCGCTGCCCATGGCCTGGAGCGCGGGGAAGGAGGCGGGCATGAGGGCGAAGGCCTCGGGGCTCAGGGCCATGACCTCGCGGCGGGCGAAGAACCTGGGGTCCAGTTGCTGGTCGGCCTTGGCGGCCACGCGTCCGTCGGCGGCCCCCGCGAGCGGAGTGACGAGGCCGCAGCCCGCCAGCGCGAAGAGGGCAGCGATCGAAAGGACGAGGGACTTCTTCAGCATGGTCAACTCCTGAGACGGTGAGGATTAGCAAGCAATTTCCAAGCGGGTCGATGGATATTGAGCATAGGGGCCAGGCCTCTTGCGCACCATGCGACCTGTGACACTTTCGAAACTGTCCGGAGCCTCCATGAACCTGTTTCTCAACCGCACCAGCCCGATCGCCCTGATCGACCAGCTCACCGCGCAGATCCGCCAGCAAGTGGCCTCGGGCGCCCTGAGCCCGGGCGAGAAGCTCCCGAGCCTTCGCTCGCTCGCCCAGCGGCTCGGCATCCACCACAACACGGCGCTTGCCGCCTACAAGGCCCTCGAAGCCGAAGGGGTGATCGAGATCCGCCAGGGGAGCGGCGCGCGGGTCAGGGCCTTTGCGCCTGCGCGCGAGCCCTGGCGCGAGGGGGTCGCGCTGCGCGCGTTGGCCGCGCACTTCGTGGCGCAGGCCCGCTCCCGCGGGCACGACGCCGAGGCGATCCTGGAGGCCTGCCGCGCGGCCCTCGATCCGGTGCAGATCACGCGCCTGGCCGTCGTCAACCCGCACCCCGACCTGCAAGCGCTGTACCTGCACGAGCTGGGGGACTGGCTCTCGTTGCCCATGGTCGGCATGAGCCCCGAGGAGGTGGAGGCCGCCGATGCCGCCTGGCGGACCGAGACCTGCTTCGTCACGTCCAGCAACCATGCCCTGCGCCTGCAGCAGATCCTGGGCGATGACGCGCCGCTGGCGGTCTTCAAGCTGGCCTCGGTGGAGCCGCTGCTCGCGCGCGCGAAGGCCGTCGAGGCCTCGGGACTGATCGCCCTGGTCTCCGACTCGCCGCGCTTCCGGTTCCTGATCCAGGAGCTGCTCGCCGGGGCCTGCGAGGCCGATCAGCTCCTCGTGCTCGCCGCCGAGGACGAAGATCAGCTGCGAAGCGTCGCGCGCCTGGCCTCCTTGATCGTGACGGACTCGCCTTGCTGGGAGGCGGTCTCGAAGCTGAGCCTGCAAGCGCCGTATCGCTTTCGCCTGCTCGCCGAGGACCTCTTGAGCGAGCTTGCCGAGCGGCTGCCGCCCGAGGCGTTCAACCCGCGCTAACAGCAAAAAGGGCCGGGACGGCAATGCCGTCCCGGCCCTTTCGAATCAGGGCAGGAGGGATTAGAGGCCCTTGGCCATCCCCTCGACCTCGATGCTCAGCTCGTCAGCGACCTTGACGCCGAGCATGGGCGCGGGCAGCTTGATGCCGTAGTCCGAGAGCTTGAGCTTGAAGCCGGTCGTGACCGAGACCCAGTCGCCGGGGCGGTAGTTCTTGTCCTGCTCGGGCAAGTAGACCAGGGTCACGGGAGCGGTGACGGTGCGGGTCACGCCGTGGAAGGTCATCTCACCGGTGACGGTGCCGTCGACCGGCTTCTCGGCGACCAGCTTGGGGGCCTTGAGGCTCTTCATCTTGAAGGTGGCGGTGGGGTACTTCTCCGCCTCGATGATCCCGCGCATGTGCTCGTTACGCAGCGCGATGCCGGTGTCGAACGAGGAGACGTCGACCGTCACGGTGCCCTTGGGGCTGAGCGAGGGGTTGTCCACGTTGATCTCGCTGTCGCCGTCCACCTTGGTGGTGCGGCCCGAGAGGCGAACGATCGAGGCCTTGGACGAGAAGGTGGCCATGGTCTCGGAGTGGGCGTCGGGGGTCACCTTGAAGGGGCGAGCATCCACGTTGGCGGCCACGGCGAGCGTGGCGGCGAAGGCAAGAGCGGTCACGGCGAGCTTGGAGTTCATGCGAGTTCCTTTCGGAAGCGAAGAAAGCGGAGAACCAAACGTTCTACATAGAACGACTCCATACTAGTCCTAACTAAAACGAAACGTCAAGCCCCCCAAGAGCAGAATCTTGCACTTGGACAGCAAGACCCGGCACTTAGTGCCGGGTCGCTCGAAAAAATCTTAGATGAAGGCGCGTCGGAGCTCTCTCAAGAGCTCGGTCAGTTGCTGCTGCTGCTCGGGCGACATCTGCGCCATGTAGCGGCCGAGAAAGTCGATGTGCGGCTGGAAGGTTTGCTGGAAGACGGCCTCGCCTTCGGGCGTCAGGGCGACGAAGACCTGGCGGGAGTCCTGCTCGCCGCGGGTCCGCCGGATGAGGCCCTTGGCCTCCAGGCGGTCCAGGACGCCGGTGAGCGTCCCCTTGGTGATCAAGGTGCCCTCGCCGAGCTGCTTGCAGGTCATGCCGGGGGTGTCGCCCAGGGTCGCGAGCACGTCGAACTGGGCCGGCGTCAGGCCGAGCGACTCGATGTGACGGGCACCGACACTCGCGAAGGCGTTGTAGGCTTCGGAGAGGGCCCGCAAGGGGCGCAGAAACGGCTCGGGGGCCTGGCTATAGGGAGAGGTTTCCTGTTCCATGCCTCCATATTATTCCTAACTAGAACCACCGTCAAGCCAGGCTTGGGCCTGGCATCAGGGCCAGGCAAGCAGGCTCAACCGACCGACAGGGCCGGGGTCTCGTCGTCCTCGCAGCAGACGGCGTTGCGACCGCTGCGCTTGGCGGCGTAGAGGGCATGGTCGGCCCGTTCGAGCAGGCTCAGGGGGCTATCGCTCTTGCGCAGCTGCGCCACGCCGATCGAGACCGTCACCGAGGGGATGGGCTCCTGGTCCTCGTTGTGGAAGCGCATGTCGCGCACGTGCTGACGGATGCGCTCGGCGACGATGTAGGCGCCCTGCAGATCCGTCTGGGGCAGGAGGATGGCGAACTCCTCGCCGCCGTAGCGCGCGACTTGGTCGCAGTCGCGCACCCGGCCCTTGAGGGCCTGGGCCACGCGGCGGATGACCACGTCCCCGATCAGGTGGCCGTAGGTGTCGTTGATGTTCTTGAAGAAGTCGATGTCCAGGAGCAGGAGGGTCAGGTGGTTGCCGTAGCGCTTGCTGCGGCCCAGCTCGAAGCCCAGGCTCTCCTTGAAGTGGGCGTGGTTGATGAGGCCGGTGAGCCCGTCGGTGACCGCGCGCTGGAGGGCATCGTCGTAGCGCGCTCCGAGATCGACCAGCTGGGCGTCGCGCTGGGCCAGGGTCACCTGCAGGCGGCGGTGAGAGAGCGCCAGAGCGGCGAAGGGAAGCAGACGCTCGAGTTCGCTCACGCGCTCGCGCGACTCGGGACGAGTCCCCTCCCAAACCAAGAGCAGGACCGCGTAGACACCCTCTTGGAGCGACATGGGCAGGCAGCAGGCCAGTTGCTCCGGGGTTTCCTCCCAGTGGATGCGGGCGTCGGCGATCGCATCCAGCGCGATCCCAAGCGGCATCTCGGTAGGGGGAACGGCAGGGCGGCTCGCCATGATCGTCAGATCCCCCGCCAGCAGGATCTGCCCGTACGAGGCCTCGACGAGGGTCGATAGCTCTGCGAGCAAGGCGTTCGCAAGCTCCTCGGTGGTGCCGGAAGCGAGATGCTGAGCCGCCATGCGCTCCATGACGTGCCAGGACTCGGCCAATGTCATCGCTTGCTCCATTCCGGACTCCGTGCCATCGCCGCAGAGCCCCCATTTTCTTGTTCCCCGCAAGCGGGAGTTTCTCTCAGGTCGGCCTCGATCACCGGCACCGTGAACGTGAAGGCGGCGCCTTCTCCCGGGGGGCTCTTGAGCGAGAGCCGGCCCCCGTGCAACTCGACCAGGCGCTTGGCGATGGGCAGGCCGAGGCCGGTGCCGCGAGGATGACCCTCGGGCGCCTGACGGAAGCGCTCGAAGATGCGCTTCTGGTGCTCGGGGGCGACCCCCGGGCCACTATCCTGCACCGTGAAGGCGACGAAGGCCCCCTTGCGCCCGACCGCCTTCTCGAGGAGGACCTGCAGGCGGATGGTGCCGCCGCGCGGCGAGAACTTGACGGCGTTGGAGACCAGGTTCAGGAGGATCTGGCGAATCCGGACCGGATCTGCGGCGAAGGGGGGAAGACCCTCGCTGATCAGCTGCTCGCAGCGGATCCCCTTCTCTTGGAGCAAGGGGGCCATCAGGACCGCCACGTCCTGGACCACCTCGGCCGCTTCGAGCGGTTCGAGGTACAGGTCGAGGCGGCGCGCCTCCAGGCGCTCGAAGTCGAGCACATCGTCGATCAAGCGCCGGATGAGCTCGGCGCTCTGGTTGATCATCGCCACGTAGGTGCGCGGCTCGCCGATGATGGCCGGCGCGAAGTCCTCGAGCAAGAGCTCGCAAGCCCCCGCGATCGCCGTCAGCGGGGTCCTGAGCTCGTGCGAGTAGGACGAAATGAAAGCCGCACGCCCCTTGTCGACCTCGCGCAAGGCGCGGTTGGCACGCTGGAGGGCCTCGGTCTTGGCGGCGAGCAGCTCCTGCATGTGCTGCTCGAGGCCTTCGGTCCAGCCCTCGGCCGCAAACGCCGTGCCCTCGAGGGCGCACGCCGCCTGGGGATCCAGGGCGAGGGCCTGGAAATCGGAAAACAGGCTCAGGGTG contains:
- a CDS encoding GntR family transcriptional regulator — encoded protein: MNLFLNRTSPIALIDQLTAQIRQQVASGALSPGEKLPSLRSLAQRLGIHHNTALAAYKALEAEGVIEIRQGSGARVRAFAPAREPWREGVALRALAAHFVAQARSRGHDAEAILEACRAALDPVQITRLAVVNPHPDLQALYLHELGDWLSLPMVGMSPEEVEAADAAWRTETCFVTSSNHALRLQQILGDDAPLAVFKLASVEPLLARAKAVEASGLIALVSDSPRFRFLIQELLAGACEADQLLVLAAEDEDQLRSVARLASLIVTDSPCWEAVSKLSLQAPYRFRLLAEDLLSELAERLPPEAFNPR
- a CDS encoding GGDEF domain-containing protein; protein product: MEQAMTLAESWHVMERMAAQHLASGTTEELANALLAELSTLVEASYGQILLAGDLTIMASRPAVPPTEMPLGIALDAIADARIHWEETPEQLACCLPMSLQEGVYAVLLLVWEGTRPESRERVSELERLLPFAALALSHRRLQVTLAQRDAQLVDLGARYDDALQRAVTDGLTGLINHAHFKESLGFELGRSKRYGNHLTLLLLDIDFFKNINDTYGHLIGDVVIRRVAQALKGRVRDCDQVARYGGEEFAILLPQTDLQGAYIVAERIRQHVRDMRFHNEDQEPIPSVTVSIGVAQLRKSDSPLSLLERADHALYAAKRSGRNAVCCEDDETPALSVG
- a CDS encoding NAD(P)-dependent oxidoreductase, whose protein sequence is MNLVLIGATGFVGTQVLEEALRRGHQVKAIVRHPEKLPQHDALTPAAVDVFDAAALAEALKGADAVVSAFNPGWGTPDIQERFIAGSQAITAAVKAAGLKRLLVVGGAGSLYVAPGVQLVDTPEFPAEWKEGALGAREALRQIQAEDGLDWTFLSPAILLEPGERTGAYRLGGDEPLSTGEGPGRISAADLAVAILDEIERPSHLRKRFTVAY
- a CDS encoding HAMP domain-containing histidine kinase, which translates into the protein MPSKVEATSPHGFEADDLRGALQAWALRAAVHPIPGLLEAGWRVLVALYQASPDLAECARFWGATCRAADQSLRDTLSLFSDFQALALDPQAACALEGTAFAAEGWTEGLEQHMQELLAAKTEALQRANRALREVDKGRAAFISSYSHELRTPLTAIAGACELLLEDFAPAIIGEPRTYVAMINQSAELIRRLIDDVLDFERLEARRLDLYLEPLEAAEVVQDVAVLMAPLLQEKGIRCEQLISEGLPPFAADPVRIRQILLNLVSNAVKFSPRGGTIRLQVLLEKAVGRKGAFVAFTVQDSGPGVAPEHQKRIFERFRQAPEGHPRGTGLGLPIAKRLVELHGGRLSLKSPPGEGAAFTFTVPVIEADLRETPACGEQENGGSAAMARSPEWSKR
- a CDS encoding YceI family protein, giving the protein MNSKLAVTALAFAATLAVAANVDARPFKVTPDAHSETMATFSSKASIVRLSGRTTKVDGDSEINVDNPSLSPKGTVTVDVSSFDTGIALRNEHMRGIIEAEKYPTATFKMKSLKAPKLVAEKPVDGTVTGEMTFHGVTRTVTAPVTLVYLPEQDKNYRPGDWVSVTTGFKLKLSDYGIKLPAPMLGVKVADELSIEVEGMAKGL
- a CDS encoding DUF72 domain-containing protein → MAGRCRIGTSGWAYPHWRGPFYPRELAPGAWLDYYARHFDTVEINRSFYRLPTPEAAAAWAAAVPEDFCFAVKASRYLTHLKKLKDPAPALSRLFAAIAPLGDKLGPVLYQLPPRWRFDAERLAGFLGALPQGLAAVEFRDPSWYRPEAYRLLADHGVALCASSFPGLPMVWEATGGIGYVRLHGTAVPYGDRYTPNALGVIAQRVRNLLRRGLDVYVYFDNDAEAFAVENARELRKLLE
- a CDS encoding MarR family transcriptional regulator, producing MEQETSPYSQAPEPFLRPLRALSEAYNAFASVGARHIESLGLTPAQFDVLATLGDTPGMTCKQLGEGTLITKGTLTGVLDRLEAKGLIRRTRGEQDSRQVFVALTPEGEAVFQQTFQPHIDFLGRYMAQMSPEQQQQLTELLRELRRAFI
- a CDS encoding Rrf2 family transcriptional regulator, with translation MSFSSRFAVAVHILTLLQLQEGEPVTSEYIAGSVNTNPAVVRRLLSMLAQAGLTTSRLGAGGGALLARPAEDITLLAVYQAVEDGHLFAMHHEAPNPRCLVGRNIQGALERTVDDAQRALETELAGKTIAGMLGEVLAREKVGAAGS